The DNA region ACTGCTAAAAAGAAGCAGAAGTGGAGAGACACGAAACGTGCTTCAGCTACAGGTAGTCCATGCCTTCCAAGATTATTTGTGATAACCCACCACAGAATGCTTCTTAACTAAGTATAACTGTGCCCATTGTATACAGAATTCAGCTTGCTATTTGTTAGGTAGGTTTGTTAGGTTAATAGGATTTCTGTTTCTGGATTTTAATCATTTtcctttaaatactgtatgttaaacTGTGCCATCAGAAACACCACATGGTGGATGTGTTACTTATGTTATTGACTTCACTGTCATGCTTAGCAATTCTAAAGAAATTAAGTAGAAGTGAAGCATCAGTGTCAGGTTCATGCTTCTAACAGTTCAAGATTATGAGGAAAAAAACTTTTAGAGTTTAAAGGAATTGTCAGACATATCAATCAACCTATTATAGCCTGAAGTCACTATATGAACACTGTATTGTATGCTTGTAAGACATGAACATTGTTATCTCTTTcctttctatctatcttttcaGTTGTTTCTGTGGTTGGCAGTGAGGACGCTACACCTTTTGAGTCATCTGAGGAGGTTCCCACAGTTACCCAATCAAACTGCTCTCAACACTTATTCGGTAAGATGACACCTCACCTTACGGTAATTATGCAATTTAGCAATAAGCGTGAAaggaattattattttcttatttctgtCTTTTAGACATTGAGATGCAgaaactgcaggatattctgaccTCAGCAGATGTTAAAGGCACCAACAAGTCCCCTTCAACATCCACATCATGGTGCTTGCGCCAATCTGTAGCCCAAGATGAGTGGCGGAAAGCAAGGTCCTATCACATCAACTGCTTGCTGTCCTGCAATGTGGCTCCAGAAAAGAATtgcagccactgcacatctcctGCCGTCATTCGCTGCAGAGACTGCATGCCCCAAGAGTGGCTGTGCATGGAttgtgacacacacatacacaaaaaactcACCCTCCATAACAGGGAGTCCTGCATTGAGGGAATTTACAAGCCCATTGAGCCAACAGTGTGctgtgtaaaaaaagatggcaaaTATACACTGGTCAATCAAGGTAGTGTTTTGAACCTTTTTGGTAAAgtgattttttggtgaatttttcttttaattattattatttgtttttgtacatatttttaatgatttctctcaaattatttctcttctcttttcagtATGTTTATTACCTACAGTGAGACCTGTCCAGTTATGCACTTGCGACCCTTCAAACTTCACAGAATCAGCTGGCAGAGCAATCATTTTGGTTTGCATAAATGGTAGGAACTATggttttatatttaacattttttctTGTCCCTTTGTGTGTTAGAATgttctacttttttattttaggtCGGTATGACTTGCACTTGCCAAACTTGCTGTGCAGATTATGTCTGGCTCATTGGACACCTGACATGAGCGACCTAATAAGAAGTGGGTACTGGCCAGCATCTGTGAATGCTGACACGCTGTTTTCAGTCGATGTCTTCAGCACATTTGAAGAAATGAAAACTGTTGCACCAGGATTATCAAGACAAGGTTTTTTGCGGATGTTGGAGAGGAGGACTTGTCTCTTTGGAAGGGTAAGATCAGTGTGGATCAAAGTTGCCTTAAGTAGAGATGGGAGAATATTAGTGTAGCTATTTCATTTTACTCTTTACTAATCGCATGTACAGGCTGGGAAAATACATGGAGACGTATTTCAAAGAAGCTTCATGGAATACACATTCTGCCAGTACCAGTGTGAAGAAATGGCCAGTGTAGAGCACTTCACCTGCCCGGCATGTACACCCAACATGCTCGCTCTTTGTGCAGATGGCAACAGAAAAGTGTACCGATTTCGGCAGTCAAAAGGGTTAGTTGTTTTAAACTTGTAATCGTTTTACTTAATGTAAAATTAACAGAACATATAATGTCTTACactgaacatattttttttcttattctatTAAGGTCAGAGGAACCCTATTTTGATGGCACCTTCATTGCCAAGGACACTGATGTACACCATTTTGTTGATGAGATCAGGAGTAAAATGAAAAGTGTTAGTTTTTGCTCCTATGATTTAGATCCAAAATTTGAAATGTATGATTGTTGCTTTATTAAATAGATATTGTATCCCTAGCATGGTGCACTCTTTTAAGCAATCTTGTGTTGAGGTTTGAAATTAAACATGGTATGTGTGGTGGCATCCAAAATGGCTAGTTTAGCAGCTCATTCATTATGTAATAGCAGATCTCTGTAAGAGATTGTGACTATGCATGCAGTTTGTCACCCTAAAGAAAGTGGAAGATGCATTTTCTGAAGCTCCTCTTTAGTAGTAGTTTGAAAGTAAACCTTTTATTATCCCTGATCATTACAAAGATGCCAGTTGGTGTGATGTAACCTGACTCATCCTGATGGATGAAGTAACTAGAACAAATAGCAACTTTCAGTTTAACCAGAATTATTTTGTCATGCAGACTGCCGGCAAAGGGATCTGTGGAGCCAGTCAGTGGTCTGCTGCACGTGAAACAGCCAGAAAAGCAAGCAGACTGGATGAAGAGGGCCTTGAGGTGGTTGTTTGCAGACACGGAGTGCTACTCAAGGCTCTTAACATGTACAGGGGAAATATTTGCTTATCCGCTGTACCTGCAGAAGGAGCTCCAAGCAGCCACAAACGGGCAGTTCTATTGCACAGATATTGCTTGCAAGTATTGGCCTTATCTTGAGAAGTTGGCAGTCTCCATGTTGGAACTCAGACCTTTACTGCAGATGAGACCATTCCTTTCTGTCATGCATGCCAAGGCTCATTCAACCAAGTGTGAGGTACTGCATATTCTTTATAATaccatttgaaattgtatttttatgactTATAATCATATACactgtattatataatataagtGCAACAATAATTTGTTAGATAATCTGGAGTGGCAAAAATCAGGAAGGTGCTGGCACAACTGCAGGGAGGAGGTCGAAATGGTAAACAGCTACCTGTCTCGTTGTGCCCTCACAACCAAGTACATGACAAAATCTGGTAATTGTtgcttatttatattattttaggaAACCTGTCTTTtattctttcttctttttattgtttttattctttatGTCTAATACTTTATGTCTAATACTCTGAGATtgcaaatattatataatatgtagGCCTATTGCAAATATAAAGCTGGAAATATTCTAATATGATAGTAACACATTAATAGAACTGCATTACATCTCTCTTTAATTAAAACTCAATGGTCAATGTGTGGATGAAGTAAAATCCCATGAGCATTAATGGGACTTTCCTCCATCACATCATTTTGTTCTTTAAAGCCAGAAATGACATGCTAACTGTCCATGCAATTGGATGGAACCGACGGAAGCAGGAAGGCCTTCATCTTGCACTATCCAGCAGATACATCAAGGTATTATGTTGTGTCTGAGTTGGGTATAAAAAGCTTTTCATGATTTTCTCACTTTTTAAGATCACAAAggcagaaatctttttttttttacaccagacTTTCAAAAAGGCTGAGGCTGAGTCTCAGAGACTGGAGAATTTGAGCAGTGAGCTGGGGTGTCCTGAGAACATCGTGCATCAGTGGGTAGATGATGTCAGACAATGGGCTACTGACGGTACAGTGTTTTATGGACATTCTTCTATGTAGCTTACTAATATTGCAGCGTGATAATTCAATCTTTGCCATGCATAAGGATTAAGTAAGGACATgccctgttttgtttgttataaACTTGTGGGCTTGTAAGCTCCTTTTAGACTGTAATAATCGATTTGGGGCACTAAATAAACTTAACTTGAACTTCAAACTTTAAATTTACAGCCTAAAATACACCATAATCATTTACTTGTATTATTGTTGTTGCTTTAAGATTCTGTAGGTACCAGATGTGATGACCAATATGAACGTCAGAAATCTATTGAACAAATGTTTCTTGGTGTTCATCAAAAAAAGCCAGCCTTTATAATCAGACTGGTATGTTGATAAGTCACCTAAtatttatgtaatgtttattacTTGCAGACGTCTTATCTGTATTGTTTTGGTATTAACGTGTTTTCAGCtccttaattttaaaatgtcttcCTTTTAATTTTACAGATATTAGTTAGGCCTCTATTACACCTTTTAAGtcatgcgatttttttttttttaaacattttaatttattaaatcttTAGTCAGTTATAAGTATTAGTATTTCATTTAACTTTCTGATATCTGCATGTGCTTGTGCatcatgttttctgtgttttgCAATTTTTATAGACAGCAACAAAGTTCGACACTTGCGTCGAAGAAAATTGTGGGAAGAGAAGAGAAAACTCTTGGAAACAATCAAGCTCTACAATGAGCAGGTGGCAGATGAGGAGCGCATCGTTGAAGAGAAGGTGGAGAGCGGGCTCTCTGTGGGGGGAGGAGACAGTCTAATATGGCCTTGGGAAGTGCACAGCAGTGGTATGTAGCAATTTCTCTCTAAGGCAATTTTGCACCCTGCACCAGGTTATGGGATGTACATACACTACTTATTTTTGGCCTGCTGTTTAGAATGTACAGGTCAAATTTGTATTGATGGGATGTTATTTGTGTGACTTCAGAATCCAGCAACATTCTCACAAAAAGAAGATTTTTGATGTGCACATGTCAAAAGTCGCCTTCAAGAGGAAAAGATCATTGTGATGAGGGAGATGAGACAGCACTGCACCTATCTCAGAAAGCTGTCTGGAAACATTAGGACAAGGATATCAGATATGTCTTTTGTCAGAAACAGTGGTAAGAAGCTAACTTTTATTAGATTCTTGCTGTAATGGTTTTAGGGATCCTATAAAACCCCACTCACTTTGAGATCCTCAAGTGTTACATCATGGATTCATTGTGGCTGGATCTAAATGGTCTGTAGTTAATTCAGTAAAAGTCAGTTAATGAATAGCTCAACAACACTAACTCAATGGAAGTATTGTCATGCCTCGCTTTTAATTTTTCCTTCTAGGCAGTTTAAGTGAAGAGGGTCATGGCGGGCTACTGTGTCTTCTTCAGAAAAGGCTTGCAGATGTGGAGGAGAAGTTCCAAGTCATATGCTCAAGTTACAGCCTGGCTTTAGGACCGAATGCTGCTTCTCTGTTGGAGAATGGGCCCGAGGAGATGCGGGAGGACCATGAAGAAGTTGATTATGAGAGTTCAGATGACAGTGATTTTGAAGCAGTGTAAATGAGTGCTTAACTGGTGGGATGCGTTTTCGACTGCGTGTCAATTATGACTAGACTGCAGGTGTGTTTCaaggaaaacaaaaaactttttgaaGTGAAATGGTGTCTGATACAGTGCTAATATTTTGCACTATTGTTTCCAGCAACATATTCACAACAATATGTTGTGTAAGCAACATTAGCTTCATAGATGGTTagacatttttttatatgattcTCCAAAACTCAGTTTACAAACAGCAGGTCGGTTTTAAAGTTTCACCTCCAGTGTTTCACAGTCTATTTCTGCAGTTAACTGTGGTGCTAGAGCTTGCGAATGACAGCAGCCTCTTGCAGTGGTGACTTCCCCAAGCTTTGCCCATCTCATCTTCTCAACATAATGAACTTTTCTGTACAAAAATGTTACACTTACATTGATATAATAGTTTGATTGTTTTTACTCTATACACCTGTATAATGTTATTCACAGTGATTGTGGATACTTTTGGAATGAACCATTTACTGTACATGGCACTAGATTAAATACTTTACAGAAATGATTGATCAATACCCATAGTTGAGTCTTAAGTGTAGTATTTCCTGTTGTTATTGCTGCTGTTACCTTGCCAACAAAGTGAATTTACCATGGCATTACTTCAGGTAACTATAAAACTATGTTGTACATGCATGCAAACTAGTTCATTTTGAGCTGTTGATTTGTTTGTCTCTgtcttcttgcaaaataagataTTCAATtactgatttttcatttttatcttaACATTGTATGCCAGTTGTATAAATAACACTTTATCACAAAATAACACTTTCACATGTAATTGTCAAGTATAGAGTTATGTGttgtattaattaattagtaAATTATAGCCTTAAATAagacacatttttcattattacattacattacatttatgcatttggcagacgcttttatccaaagcgacatacagagcccttattacagggacaatcccctggagcaacctggagttaagtgccttgctcaaggacacaatggtggtggctgtggggctcgaaccagcgtccttctgattaccagattatgtgcttagaccactacaccaccaccactcattatcATTTATCATTATCTTCTGTATAAAAACATAAGTTGAAAATATGTAACCTAAAGAAAACGAATAGAATAGGTTAAATGAAGAATTTCCCTAAGTGTGGGTGGTtgtgtgatggactggcgacctgtccagagTTTTCCCTGCCTCTCGCCAAAATgtcaaataatattaaatatatataaaaaatatagatataataaaggataacatatttttaaaacatttgttggcAATgtcagttatttatatatatatatatatatatatatatgtatatatgtgtgtgtgtttgtttgtttttgcgcaCCCTTCTTCCGTTTCTGTTAGACAGGTTTCTGTGGTCAGGCTACGCGCCTGCGCCAACCTATGGCGCCAACACGGTTACCCTAGCAACTAGCATAAATCTCCCATACAAGCAATTTTGGCTAATAATAATACCCATAATACGATGTTTTTGGTCTGAATTCATACAACACGTATTATGCTTTTGCAGTAGCATGTCTGTTAGGAAGCTACTTTATACGATAGTTCTTTTTGAAACCCTACTTACTTGCAACCCTATTTTGCCAACCGGAAGAACTACATATTTAACGGGCTGTCTTTCACGTTGCAATCTGTTGCAACAGGGAattgtagttttgtttttgtaaattgcTAAAACATATAAATGGATGTCTGGAGTATAAAACTAAGAGTGCACTCATGGGTATGGGCGTATGTGAAACACAAAGGTTTGGTCAGAATTTGAAATTATAAATGATAACTAGGtgagattacatttttaccaCTTTTGGTGATGCCCCTATTGGTGATCGCACCAACCGGTATCCCTTGTGATGGAAGAGTCCAAGAGCTTTATATAACAGTTGGTTTTATTATTTTAGCCCATTCAGTTGCTGAATTATAAGACTCACAACATGCATCAATATCAAAGTTCAGAGGTCAATATTTCAAAGCAGGAGCCAGGTACAGCCTTCAGGTTGCAAAGCTGTTACTCGGCTGATCAAGACCTTTCCAGTGATGTGTTTGGTTTAATCATATGACAAAATTTAAATTTTCACTCTGCTCACTCAGCCCTTGTGTCATGCATGCATTTCAAAGAGACATGAAGTGGTCTAATgtataaatgttaattaaaatgtatttgttggtCACAGTGGCCAaattcatgaattaaatgtttattttgacttattttaatcacatacagtgaggaaaataagtatttgaacaccctgctattttgcaagttctcccacttagaaaacatggaggggtctaaaattgtcatcgtaggtgcatgtccactgtgagagacataatctaaaaaaaaaaatccagaaatcacaatgtatgattttttaactatttatttgtatgatacagctgcaaataagtatttgaacacctgtctatcagctagaattctgaccctcaaagacctgttagtctgcctttaaaatgtccacctccactccatttattatcctaaattagatgcacctgtttgaggtcgttagctgcataaagacacctgtccaccccatacaatcagtaagaatccaactactaacatgaccaagaccaaagagctgtccaaagacactagagacaaaattgtacacctccacaaggctggaaagggctacgggaaattgccaagcagcttggtgaaaaaaggtccactgttggagcaatcattagaaaatggaagctaaacatgactgtcaatctccctcggactggggctccatgcaagatctcacctcgtggggtctcaatgatcctaagaaaggtgagaaatcagcccagaactacaggggaggagctggtcaatgacctgaaaagagctgggaccaccgtttccaaggttactgttggtaatacaccaagacgtcatggtttgaaatcatgcatggcacggaaggttcccctgcttaaaccagcagatgtcaaggcccgtcttaagtttgccaatgaccatttggatgatccagaggagtcatgggagaaagtcatgtggtcagatgagaccaaaatagaactttttggtcataattccactaaccgtgtttggaggaagaagaatgatgagtaccatcccaagaacaccatccctactgtgaagcatgggggtggtagcatcatgctttgggggtgtttttctgcacatgggacagggctgactgcactgtattaaggagaggatgaccggggccatgtattgcgagattttggggaacaacctccttccctcagttagagcattgaagatgggtcgaggctgggtcttccaacatgacaatgacccgaagcacacagccaggataaccaaggagtggctctgtaagaagcatatcaaggttctggcgtggcctagccagtctccagacctaaacccaatagagaatctttggagggagctcaaactccgtgtttctcagcgacagcccagaaacctgactgatctagagaagatctgtgtggaggagtgggccaaaatccctcctgcagtgtgtgcaaacctggtgaaaaactacaggaaacgtttgacctctgtaattgcaaacaaaggctactgtaccaaatattatcattgattttctcaggtgttcaaatacttatttgcagctgtatcatacaaataaatagttacaaaatcatacattgtgatttctggattttttttagattatgtctctcacagtggacatgcacctacgatgacaatttcagacccctccatgatttctaagtgggagaacttgcaaaatagcagggtgttcaaatacttattttcctcactgtatatcacTGTGGGCCTCTTGGaacatttctttttcacaaaCCTTAACCTAATAAAAAAGCTTTCAGATATTCAGTGTCCATCCTCCCATACCATACTTTTATAGGTCATAATTAAGTGTTTTTATGCTGTGGTCATATGGCTAAGTGGCTGTTTAGACAATCGTCATCTAATTTACCTTACATAAATATGTCATTATATTACACTTGCTAAATCTCCAAGAGCAATACAGCAATTagatttattaattacttttgtgTTACTTTTTAAAACTCACACCACCGACCACCCTATACCACAAGCAGAGCAAGACACCAAATCATGAGGTCTGATTCAGGGTCAGttttacaaaaaaacatattaaaacctGGTCCTAGACCAAAAGAAAGGAGGCAGACTGGTTGGGACAAAAGTTCAGCAGACTAGGTTGAAACCTCAGCTCACATGATAGCTTTCAAAAGTCCTGTGGTGAAGTAACtgaaataaagataattttattaCTATAGTAGCTGTAATGTGATTGCTAAGAATAAATGTAGTTCTGTACATTACCTTGTTAATGAAAGACATTTGCAGTAATCTtagtaaaagtaatctatacactGTTGGTAACCAGTGAAGAGGACGAGGGATCCAGGGACAGCTCCATCCAGAACAAAGTAGTCACAAACTGTATGTCATAATGacacaacacatacactcacctaaaggattaataggaacaccatactaatactgtgtttgacccctttcggtgctgaaagcattctttagaaatgttggcccatattgataggatagcatcttgcagttgatgggagatttgtgggatgcacatccagggcacgaagctcctgttccaccacatcccaaagatgctctattgggttgagatctggtgactgtgggggccattttagacCACACCAtgaaatgcattgaagcaactgccatgtgattggttgattagataattgcattaatgagaaattgaacaggtgttcctaataatcctttaggtg from Xyrauchen texanus isolate HMW12.3.18 chromosome 50, RBS_HiC_50CHRs, whole genome shotgun sequence includes:
- the LOC127641011 gene encoding uncharacterized protein LOC127641011, whose amino-acid sequence is MATDYSKQINNLCHSTETQEKGEVSTCTSLTFQTGKLKALDKSKDIPTVLTTLSRREKPQCSMNVIIPHLLSVALVGEVQGAQQHAKQYSIFEMAAQQDRGRADDAIFLADMFLAQTKAKEAKDKSTSAKVVSVVGSEDATPFESSEEVPTVTQSNCSQHLFDIEMQKLQDILTSADVKGTNKSPSTSTSWCLRQSVAQDEWRKARSYHINCLLSCNVAPEKNCSHCTSPAVIRCRDCMPQEWLCMDCDTHIHKKLTLHNRESCIEGIYKPIEPTVCCVKKDGKYTLVNQVCLLPTVRPVQLCTCDPSNFTESAGRAIILVCINGRYDLHLPNLLCRLCLAHWTPDMSDLIRSGYWPASVNADTLFSVDVFSTFEEMKTVAPGLSRQGFLRMLERRTCLFGRAGKIHGDVFQRSFMEYTFCQYQCEEMASVEHFTCPACTPNMLALCADGNRKVYRFRQSKGSEEPYFDGTFIAKDTDVHHFVDEIRSKMKSTAGKGICGASQWSAARETARKASRLDEEGLEVVVCRHGVLLKALNMYRGNICLSAVPAEGAPSSHKRAVLLHRYCLQVLALS